A stretch of Porites lutea chromosome 5, jaPorLute2.1, whole genome shotgun sequence DNA encodes these proteins:
- the LOC140937118 gene encoding Golgi phosphoprotein 3 homolog sauron-like yields the protein MATRRTGQLVQRSTASSGILPEDNPDIEGNEGYESDEETGDRKETRLTLMEEVLLLGLKDKEGYTSFWNDCISSGLRGCMVIELGLRGRIELEKTGMRRRSLLNRRVLCKSDNLTGDVLLDEALKHIKETDPPDTAQNWIELLSGETWNPLKLRYQLRNVRERLAKNLVEKGVLTTEKQNFLLFDMTTHPLVDSGLKQKVVKKVQDAVLSKWVNDPNRMDKRVLSLIYLAHSSDVLENAFNPLSDDDYELAMKRVRDLLELEPEEQAQKPNANEVMWCVISAFIK from the exons ATGGCAACGAGAAGGACAGGGCAACTAGTACAGCGTAGCACGGCCTCTAGTGGAATTTTACCCGAGGATAACCCGGACATCGAAGGTAACGAAGGTTACGAGAGCGACGAAGAGACAGGCGACAGAAAAGAAACTCGACTCACTCTGATGGAAGAAGTGCTACTGTTAGGTCTTAAGGATAAAGAG GGTTATACGTCATTTTGGAACGACTGCATTTCATCCGGTCTGCGTGGCTGTATGGTGATTGAGTTAGGATTGCGTGGAAGAATCGAACTCGAGAAGACTGGAATGCGGCGAAGGAGCTTGCTTAACAGGCGGGTTTTATGCAAGAGCGATAATTTAACTGGCGATGTACTTTTGGATGAAGCCTTGAAGCACATTAAAGAGACCGATCCCCCAGATACTGCGCAAAATTGGATCGAACTACTAAGCG GAGAGACGTGGAATCCCTTAAAACTTAGATATCAGCTCAGGAATGTGCGTGAGCGACTTGCAAAGAATCTTGTTGAGAAGGGAGTGCTCACAACGGAGAAACAGAATTTCCTCTTGTTCGACATGACAACACATCCTCTTGTGGATTCAGGTCTCAaacaaaaagttgtaaaaaaagTTCAAGATGCAGTCTTATCAAAATGGGTGAATGATCCTAATAGGATGGATAAAAGAGTGCTGTCATTGATTTATCTTGCACACTCCTCCGATGTTTTGGAGAATGCATTTAATCCTCTCTCTGATGACGATTATGAACTAGCAATGAAAAGGGTTCGAGATCTCTTAGAACTTGAACCCGAGGAGCAAGCACAGAAGCCAAATGCTAACGAGGTCATGTGGTGTGTAATTTCAGCTTTCATTAAATAA